The following proteins are encoded in a genomic region of Paenibacillus sp. FSL R7-0273:
- a CDS encoding DUF951 domain-containing protein, which produces MERKVFELGDIVLMKKPHPCGTNEMEIIRMGMDIRIKCTGCQHSVLIPRAKFEKNLKKVLRSKGAGTGTEGSDN; this is translated from the coding sequence ATGGAACGGAAGGTTTTTGAGCTGGGTGATATTGTGCTGATGAAAAAGCCTCATCCCTGCGGCACGAATGAGATGGAGATCATCCGGATGGGGATGGATATCCGGATTAAATGCACCGGTTGCCAGCACAGCGTGCTGATCCCCCGTGCTAAATTTGAGAAGAACCTCAAGAAGGTACTCCGCTCAAAAGGCGCCGGAACAGGAA